GTCATGGATGTCGGTGCGGAAGATGTTCTCCTCGGACGTGGCGTCGAGGACGGCGGCGATGGGCGCGTGCCAGCCGCCGAAGCACTGGCGCAGGGCCTCGCGGGCGCGGCCGGGTTCATCCCGGACTCCCGCGGGGGCGTTCCGGGTGGCGTACCAGTACACCTCTCCGTGCCCCACGGGGACGATGCCGAAGCGGGCGCCGGGCCCCCAGCTCTCGCTGGCGTGGGTGGGGGGGGCCTGGGGCGGCCGCGTCGTCATGCCCCGCCAGCTCGTGTAGCCCGAGTAGCGCGTGACATCGCCCCACAGCGCCTGGCGCACCACGGAGTGGAGCCCGTCCGCGCCCACCAGCAGGTCTCCCGTGGCGGTGGTGCCATCCGACAAGCGCACCGTCACGCGCTCGCCGTCGTCGTGGAAGCCCGTCACCGCGCGTCCCGTGTGCACCTGTCCCTCCGCGAGCCCGGAGAGCAGGACCGCTTGCAGGCGGGAGCGGCGGATGGCGATGGCCGATTCTCCCAGCTCCCGTGCGAGCAGGCCGAGCTCCACGCGGGTGAGCACCCCGCCGGAGTCGGTGAGCGTGGCCAGGGAGGTGAGGGGCTGGCCCTCCTGGCTCACCGCCTCCGCCAGGCCGATGGAGCGCAGCGCCTTCATGGCGTTCATCTGCATGATGATGCCCGCGCCCACCGGACGCAGGACCTCGGCGCGCTCGAAGACGGTGGAGGCGATGCCCGCCTGGCGCAGGGCTCGGGCCAGGGTGAGCCCACCAATGCCGCCTCCCGCGATGAGCACGTGGCGGGAGGGGGGGCTCGTGGGCGACGGTGGGGCGGACATGTGGCGGCTCCGGGGGGTGCTCAGCCCGTGGTGCGCGGGAGGATCATGGCTTCCAGCCGATCCACGGCCTTCTCCAGCACGTCCTGGGAGGGACCGAAGGACAGGCGCACGTAGTTGCGGAAGCGCGAGGGGCGGGCGCGGCGCTTGCCGGGGTTCACGTCGAAGAACTCCCCCGGCACGGCGATGATCTTCTGCTCCAGCGCGGCGCGGAAGAAGCCCATGCCGTCATTGAGGGGCGCGGGCAGGCCGGACACGTTGCCCCAGATGTAGAAGGTGCCATCGGGCGGGCGATCCGTGCGGATGCCCAGGCGCTCCAGGCGCGAGTGGAAGCGGTCTCGCTTGTCGCGGAAGTGGCGGTGGATGGCGAGCGTCTCCTTCACCACGAGCTCCTCGTCGAGCAGGGGGATGGCGGCGCGCTGCAGGGGCCGGCTGCCTCCGCCGTCGAGGAAGCTGCCCGCGCTGGACACCGCCTCGATGACCTGGCGAGGCCCCACGGTCCACGTCATGCGCCAGCCCGGGTAGCGCCAGTTCTTGGTGAAGCCGTCGAAGAGCACGACGGGATCGCGGTTCACGTCCTCCACGTAGCGCGCGGCGCTCTCGATGGGGAGCTGACCCGGGCGGCCCGTCCAGACGTAGTGCGAGTAGAACTCGTCGATGAGCAGGGTGCACTCCAGCTCCCGGGCGACGTGCACCCAGCGCGCCAGCTCCTCGCCCTGCACGAGCTTGCCCGTGGGGTTGCAGGGGTTGGAGAAGAGCAGGGCGGACAGGCCCCGGCCCTGCACCTCGCGGCGCAAGTCCTCGTGGGTGAAGGCATAGCCGCGCTCGCCCTCCAGGAGGATGGGGATGGAGGTGAAGGCCTTGAAGACGTCCAGCAGCTCCTCGTAGGCGGTGTAGTCGGGCAGGAAGTGGCCGAGGTTGACGGAGCCGAGGCTCGCGGCGGCGCGGGTGAGCGCGGTGCGTCCTCCTCCGGAGAGCGCGACGTTCTCCGCGCTGTACTGGCTGGGCAGGCCGCGCCGGTAGAGGCGGTTGTAGAGCGAGGCGATCGTCTCGCGCACCTCCCAGAGTCCCGCCACCGGGGCGTACTCCAGGTCGTTCACGTCCACCGTGACCTGGCCCACGCGAGGAGGGGCTCCGGGCAGGTCATCCGTTTCGGGCTGTCCCTGGCCGAGGTTGCACCACTCGGGGTCGCCTCCCTTGTAGCCCCGGCGCATGGCCTCGGTGGTGACGTAGATGACGCCCGTGCGCGGCACGGTGCGAAACGCGGGAAACGAGTCTTCGCTCACCTGCCGCACGCTAGCGGAGGAGGGCACGCGCTTTCACCATGAATGATTCACGGCGCGAAGAGCCGCAGCAGGGTGTTCGTCTTGGGGTACGGCACGTGATTCATGTGGGGGAGGATGCGCATCAGCGCGAGCCCCTGGATGGTGGCCAACCACATCCACGCGAGCTCGGCCGCGGGCGTGCGCACCACCTGTCCCGCCTCCTGGCCCGCTTCGATGAGCGTCACGAGCTGCTGGAAGAACTGCGAGCTGTAGCGCTCCAGGGCCTGCCCGACGGGGCCGGGCACGCTCTCGCTCGCGTGCGCCTGCACGAGGATGAGCGGGAAGGACGGCTCGCGCTGGACGCCGTCCAACACCCGGGTGCACAGCCATTGCAACTGCTCCCACGGGGAGTCGGAGTGCTGGCGGGCCTCGGCGATGAGCTGGATGCCCTGTTGTACGGACTCCTCGACGAGCGCGGCGAACACGGACTCCTTGTCCGGGAAGTAGTGGTAGACGAGCCCGTAGCTGATGCCCGCCGCGGCGGCCAGGTCCGTCATCTTGCTCGCCGCGAGCCCCTTGCGCGCGAAGACCCGCCGGGCCGCCTCCAGCAGGGCACGCCGTCGCTCCTCCTTCAACCGCTGGTTCTGTGCTTCCGTGCGAGGCATGGGGGCCCGGGCAACCTATCATGGCTGTACCCGGAGGTGCCGGAACGGCATGCTCCCGCGCCATGCCTCACCCCGACCGCACGCTCTATCAATTCCCCATCTCCCACTTCTGCGAGAAGACCCGCTGGAACCTCGACGCCAAGGCCATCCCCTATGGTGTCCGCAATCTGCTGCCCGGTCCGCACGCTCGAGTGACGAAGCGCTTGATGGGGGGGCGTGGCCACTCCGTTCCCGTCCTGGTGGACCGGGGCACGCCCCTGGGTGACTCCACCGACATCGCCTTGCACCTGGAGCGAGCCTATCCGTCCGCGCCCCGGCTGATCCCCGTCGAGGGGCCCGAGCGCGAGCGCGTCCTGGAGCTGGAGGCCTACTACGACGAGACGGCCGGCGTGCACGTGCGGCGCTGGGTGTACGCGAAGCTGCTCGAGGAGGAGTCGGAGGTGAAGTCCGTGCTCTTCAGGGCCTTTCCGCTCCCGGTGCGCCTGATCGGACGCGCGATGTTTCCCCTCGTGAAGAAGAACATCCAGCACCACTACGTCCAGTCGCCCGAGAAGGTGGAGGCGTCGCGGGTGGCCCTGCTGGCGGGAATCGAGCGGCTGGAGCGGGAGATCCAGGGAGATCCCGCGCGCTACCTGGTGGGGGACCGTCTGTCGATCGCGGACATCACCGCGGCGGCGCTCTACTCTCCGTTGATGCGCCCCGAGGGCTCTCCGTATGCGCCCCGGCGAGGGGAGCGCATGCCGCGTCAACTCGAGGGGATGCGCGAGGAGCTTCTGACTCGTCCCGCGGGCCAGTGGTTCTTGCGGCGCTACCAGGAGGATCGTCAGCGCCTGGCCCGGGGCTTCCCCCCGGGCGCGGACATTCCCCGGACGTGACGGTCCCTGGGGGCGGATGGGAATTTCCCGCCGCCTTCGGGGTTGGCGGCCCGGGTTTTTTCATCAACCCCAACCCCACGAGATTCCATGAACCGCATGAAGTTCCTCCGTCACGCCTGGGCCCCGGGTACGCTCGGAGCCTGCCTCCTGCTGGGATGCGCGGCGAGCACCCGCTCCACCTCTCCGGCGGAGTCCCCCTCCGCTCCCCAGGCGGAAGCCAAGAGCCCGACCCTGTCGCTCGGCGTCGAGACGAAGCACTTCGACACCAGCGTGCGTCCCCAGGATGACTTCTTCCGCTACGTCAACGGCACGTGGTTGAAGACGACCAGGATTCCGGCGGACAAGGGCCGCTACGGCTCGTTCATCGAGCTGCGCGACAAGAGCGAGGAGGCGCTGCGCACCCTCATCGAGGAGTCCGCCGCCGTGCAGTCTCCGGCGTCCGGCTCCGACACCCAGAAGGTGGCGGACTTCTACAAGAGCTTCATGGACTCCGAGCGCATCCAGTCGCTCGGCATCGAGCCGCTGCGGGCGGATCTGCAGCGCATCGCCGCGCTCAAGGACAAGAAGGCGTTGCCGGAGCTGTTCGCCGCGCTCGGGCGCATGGGCGTGCAGACGCCGTTTGGCGGCTTCGTGGGCCAGGACGCCAAGAACGCCGAGCGCTACATCCTCTACGTCAACCAGAGCGGGCTGGGGCTGCCGGATCGCGACTACTACAGCAAGCCCGAGCCGCGCTTCGTCGAGACGCGCGCCGCGTACCTCACCTACATCGAGACGCTGATGCGTCTGGCGGGAGAGAAGGATCCCGCGGGTGCGGCGAAGACGATCCTCGCGCTGGAGACCGCGCTGGCGGAGAAGCACTGGGATCGCGTGCGCAACCGCGACCGCGAAGCCACGTACAACCTCAAGAGCGTGGCGGAGTTGGACTCGCTCACGCCGGGGTTCTCGTGGACGAGCTATCTCAAGGCCGCGGGGACCGAGAAGTCGCCCGCCGTCATCGTGCGCCAGCCGGACTACTTCCAGGCCATGGCGAAGATGCTCCAGGACACGCCCCTGCCCACGCTCAAGCAGTACCTCACCTTCAAGGTGGTGAGCGGGTTCGCGCCCATGCTCAGCACGCCCTTCGAGCAGGCCCACTTCGCCTTCTACGGCAAGACGCTCCAGGGTCTGGAGGAGGACCGGCCCCGGTGGAAGCGCGGCGTGGAATCCGTGGACCGCGCGCTGGGCGAGGTGCTCGGCCGGATCTACGTGGAGCGCTACTTCACGCCCGAGAGCAAGGCGCGCATGCAGAAGCTGGTGGACAACCTCCGCGTCTCCTTCAAGCAGGGGATTGATCAGCTCGACTGGATGAGCCCGGAGACCAAGGCCCAGGCCCAGCAGAAGCTGGCGAAGTTCAACGTGAAGATCGGCTACCCGGAGAAGTGGCGGGACTACTCCGCGCTCAGCGTCCGGGCGGATGACCTGGTGGGCAACGTGAAGCGCTCACAGGACGTCGAGTACAACCGCAACGTGGAGAAGCTCGGCAAGCCCATCGATCGGCTGGAGTGGGGCATGACGCCGCAGACGGTGAATGCCTACTACAACTCCTCGATGAACGAGATCGTCTTCCCGGCGGCCATCCTCCAGCCTCCGTTCTTCGATCCCCAGGCGGATGACGCCACCAACTACGGCGCCATCGGCGGCGTCATCGGGCATGAGATCAGCCACGGCTTCGACGATCAGGGCAGCCGCTCGGATGGCGACGGCAACCTGCGCGACTGGTGGACGGCGGAGGACAAGGCCGCCTTCCAGCAGCGCACCGGCCAGCTCTCCGACCAGTACTCCAGCTTCAGCCCCCTCCAGGGGATGAACGTCAATGGCAAGCTCACCCTGGGCGAGAACATCGGCGACCTGAGCGGCCTGACCGTGGCCTACAAAGCCTACAAGCTGTCGCTCGGAGGCCAGGAGGCTCCGGTCATCGAGGGCTTCACCGGCGACCAGCGCTTCTTCCTCGGCTGGGCCCAGGTGTGGCGCACGGCCAACCGCGAGGATGCGCTGCGTCAGCAACTCCTCACGGATCCGCACTCGCCGGGCGAGTACCGGGTCAATGGCGTGGTGCGCAACATGCCCGAGTTCTACTCCGCCTTCGGTGTGAAGGAGGGCGATGGCGCCTTCCTGCCGACCGACAAGCGCGTGAAGATCTGGTGATTCGCGCCTGAACGCGCGCGGGCCCGGGAGCGTCGGAAATACGCTCCCGGGCTGATAGGTTCGCGCGCCATGCGAACCCCTCTTGTTTCCGCTGTCGCGTGCGCCTTCTGGCTCACGCACTGCAGTCATGCTCCGGAGCCGCGGGAGGCGCCCGCCCCCAGCGCTCCGTCTCCCTCCGCCGCCACGCCCGTCAGCGCGCCCAGGGGCCTGAGCTATCCGGCCGCGCGCAAGGACGACGTGGTCGACGACTATCACGGCACGAAGGTGGCCGACCCCTACCGCTGGCTGGAGAACCCGGACTCGCCCGAGTCCCGTCAGTGGATCGAAGCGGAGAACCAGCTCACCTTCGGCTATCTGGAGAAGATTCCCCTGCGCTCGCGGCTCAAGCAGCGCATGACGGAGCTGTGGGACTACGAGCGCTTCTCCGTCCCCTGGAAGGAGGGCAGCCGCTACTTCTTCTTCCGCAACGACGGCCTGCAGAACCAGTCCGTGCTCTACACGGCGGACTCGCTCTCGGCCGAGCCCCGGGTGTTGTTGGATCCCAACACGCTGTCCGCGGATGGCACGGTGGCGCTCTCCGGGCAGGACATCACCGACGACGGCAACCTGCTGGCCTATGGCGTGGCCACCGCCGGCAGCGATTGGAAGGAATTGCGCGTGCGTGACGTGCGCACGGGCAAGGATCTGCCGGACATCATCAAGTGGGTGAAGTTCTCGGACGCCTCGTGGACCCGGGACGGCAAGGGCTTCTTCTACAGCCGCTATGACGAGCCCAAGGCGGGCGAGGCGCTCAGCGGCTCCAATTACTACCAGAAGCTCTACTTCCACCAGCTCGGCACGCCGCAGAGCCAGGACACGCTCGTCTACGAGCGCAAGGATCAAAAGGAGTGGGGCTTTGGGGGCCACGTCACCGACGACGGGCGCTACCTGCTCATCAACGTCTCACGGGGCACCGAGCAGAAGAACCTGGTGTTCTACAAGGACCTGAAGGACCCCAAGGCCAAGGTCGTGGAGCTGCTGCGCGACTGGGACGCGGACTACGACTACATCGCCAACGACGGCACGCTGTTCTGGTTCAAGACGGATCTGGACGCGCCCCGCGGCCGCGTGGTCGCCATCGATCTGCGCAAGCCGGAGCGCAAGGAGTGGAAGGAGATCATCCCCCAGGGCGAGGAGACGATCGCCTCGGTGGACATGGTCAACGAGCTCTTCCTGCTCAACGTGATGAAGGACGCGCACTCGGTGGTGCGGCGGGTGTCGCGTGACGGCAAGCCCCAGGGCGAGCTCGCGCTGCCGGGCCTGGGCAGCGTGTCGGGCCTCAACGGCAAGCGTCAGGACACGGAGACGTTCTACTCGTACTCCAGCTACACCTCGCCGCCCACCGTGTACCGCTACGACGTGAAGTCGGGTCAGAGCACGGTGTTCAAGGCGCCCCAGGTGAAGTTCGATCCGTCGCAATACGAGACGGAGCAGGTCTTCTTCCAGAGCAAGGACGGCACCCGCGTGCCCATCTTCCTCAGCCACAAGAAGGGGCTGAAGTGGGATGGGACCACGCCCACGCTGCTGTATGGCTATGGCGGCTTCAACGTCCCCCTGACGCCGGGCTTCAGCGTGGCCAACCTGGTGTGGATGGAGCAGGGTGGCCTCTACGCCGTGGTCAACCTGCGCGGCGGCGGCGAGTACGGCCGGGAGTGGCACGAGGCCGGCACGAAGCTGCGCAAGCAGAACGTCTTCGACGACTTCATCGGCGCGGCCGAGTACCTCATCGCCCAGAAGTACACCTCCACGCCTCGGCTGGCGATCTCCGGTCGCTCCAACGGCGGGTTGCTCGTTGGCGCGGCGGTGACGCAGCGGCCGGACCTCTTCGGCGTGGCGCTGCCCGGCGTGGGCGTGCTCGACATGCTGCGCTTCCACAAGTTCACCATCGGCTGGGCGTGGACGAGCGACTACGGCTCCGCGGAGAACCCGGAGGAGTTCAAGGCGCTCCACGCCTATTCGCCGCTGCACCAGGTGAAGCCCGGCACGCAGTACCCCGCCATGCTCGTGCACACCGCGGACCATGACGACCGCGTGGTGCCCGGCCACAGCTTCAAGTTCACGGCGGCCGCCCAGGCGGCGCAGGCCGGTGAGGCCCCGGTGCTCATCCGCATCGAGACCAAGGCTGGCCACGGCGCGGGCAAGCCCACGAGCAAGATCATCGAGGAGTACAGCGACCTCTGGGCCTTCTCGTTGGACCAGATGGGCGTGGGCCGCACCCAGTCCGTCGCGGGCACGCAGTCACCCTGAGGCTGGAGAGGTGAGGGGGTGGGCAGGCGGGTTCATTCCCGCGTGCCCGCTTTTCAGCTCTCGAGCGAGGCGCGCAGGAACCACGCGTGCTTCTCGAACTCGGTGATGATGCCGGTGAACAGGTCCACGGTGTCCGTGTCCTGGTGCTGCTCGGCCGCCTTGCGGCTGTCGCGCAAGCCGACGAGGTAGCCTTCGATCCGCTCGGCCAGGAGCTTCACGTGCTCCAGGTCCTTCGTCGTCTCCTGCGGGTAGTCCGCCAGCCGGCTCGTCTTGGCCACGTAGCGGCTGGTGCCGTAGGCCTTGCCGCCCAGTGTCACGGCGCGCTCGGCCACCGAGTCGTTGTGGTTGGCCAGGCTCACCGCGAACGTCTCGAAGAGCGGATGGAGCGCCGCGAACTGCGGGCCCTTGATGTTCCAGTGCGCGACCTTGATCTGGCTGTGCAGATCCAGGCCGTCGGCCAGACGCGCGTTGAGCTGCTCGACGAGGGCGGCGCGGGACTGCTCGGGAAGGGGGCTCGGGCTGCGGTACATGTGGATGTCCTTTCTGAAGAGTGTGGATTGGATGCACGAGGGCGCAAAAGGAAGCGCCCCCCGGTGGTGATACCGGAGGGCGCTTCTGGGAAGCCCGCGCGATGGGGAACTGACGGCTTTACGACTCGAGACCGACCGCCGCCGCGTGGATGACCGAGGCGATGCGGATGGCATCGTTCACCTGATCCTCGGAGATGCCACCGTCGATGACGACCTTCTCGTGCGACTGCACGCACATCTCGCAGCCGTTGATGGCGCTCACCGCGAGGCAGACGAGCTCGAAGTCCACCTTGTTGGTGAGCACCTGCCCCAGACGATTCATCCGCAGACCGGGCCGCTTGGTGGAGTAGGACTCCTTGCCCACCATGTGACGGAACCGGTAGTAGATGTTGTTCATCCCCATCAGCGAGGCCGCCGCGCGGGAGTCCTCGATGACGGGCTCGGCCTGCTCGCCGAGGGCCTGGCGGGCCTCGTGGAGAATGGCCTTCTTGAGCAGCTCGTTGCGCGAGGCGTAGGCACACGCCACGGCCACGCCCCAGCGCTGAGTGGGGGTGAGGCTGTTGTTCTCCAGCACGGACTGGAGGTTGAGGCGGGTGTCCTTGTGGGCATCCGCCAGCTCACCGCGAACGACTTCGAGCGACGCCATGACGCCTTACCCCGCCTTCGCCAGCTTGGTGGTGAGCGTCTCCTCGCCCTTCTGCCAGTTGCAGGGGCACAGCTCGTCCGTCTGGAACGCGTCCAGCGTGCGGAGCACCTCGCTCACGTTACGGCCCACCGACAGGTCGTTCACCGACACGTGCCGGATGATGCCCTCGGGGTCCGCGATGAAGGTGGCGCGCAGGGCCACGCCCTCGTCCTTGTGCAGCACGCCCAGCGCCGCGCTCAGCTCGCGCTTGATGTCCGCCAGCATCGGGAAGGGCAGGGCCTTGAGGTCCGGGTGGTGCGTGCGCCACGCGTGGTGCACGTACTCGCTGTCCGTGCTCACGCCGAGGATCTGCGCGTTGCGATCCTGGAAGTCCTTCTCGCGCTTGCCGAACTCCGCGATCTCCGTGGGGCAGATGAAGGTGAAGTCCTTGGGCCAGAAGAAGAGCACCGTCCACTTGCCCTTGTAGGAGCTCTGGTTGATGTCCTTGAACTCCTTGCCCTTCTCGAGGCTCACCACGCCCTTGAGGTTGAACGCGGGAATCTTGTCGCCAACGGTCAGCATGTTCTTCGACTCCTTGGATGGGGGCCTGCTTGCTTCCAGGCCCGGGTGGTGAAGTTCGTGTACTCTCAAAGCAGCCGCCGTGCCAGAACACGTCCTTCGTGATTCCAGGGGGTTGCTGCTCCCCCGTGTTCCAGTCGGTGCCGCCGGGACGGTGCATACCGAAATAACGGTGTCCGGCGCCACTGACATTTCGGTGCCGCCCCGGTTATCTACGTAGACGTATGGCGGATGACATCGTTGCGGTGGCACGTGCGGAATGGCGCGGGGAAGCCCGGGACCTGGTCGAGCTGGCGACCTCGGAGCGGCCGGTGGCGGAGCTGCTGCGCCGGGGGCTGGAGTGGCTCACCCGGGTGGTGCGCTTCGATCTCGCCACGCTCTTCTTGCTGCGAGAAGGAAAGCTGGTGGCGGTGGTGGCCCGGGGGCCCCTGGCGAGCGAGCGGGTGCGCCGGCACGAGCTGCGGCTGGCGGACTTCCCCTCGCTGCGCCAGGCGCTGGAGACGCGGCGGGCGCGGGCCTTCACGGACGAGGACCACTCGCATGGAGATGGGGACCCGTTCGACGGGGTGTTGGACCTGCCGCCCGGGCACTCGTGCATGGTGGTGCCCCTGTGCGCGGCGGAGCGCTGCTACGGGCTGCTGACGTTGGATAGAACCGAGTGCGAGACGTATCCGCAGTCGGTGGTGGATCTGGTGGAGGTGTACGGGCAGATGCTGGCCACGTCGCTGCAGGAGGTCGAGCAGAAGAGCTCGCTCGAGCGGCTGCACCAGCGCGAGCACGAGCACGCGCGGCTCTTGGAGTCCCAGTTGGGCGGGGACGAGGTGGGGGTGTTGGAGACGTCGCGCAGCCCGGTGGTGCGCGAGCTGGCGATGCGGGCGCGGCAGGTGGCGGAGACGGACACGCCGGTGCTGTTGCTGGGCGAGACGGGCACGGGCAAGGAGCGGCTGGCGCGGGCGGTGCACCGCTGGAGCACCCGGGCGGAGGGGCCCTTCGTGACGCTCAACTGCGCGGCCATTCCCGAGGGGCTGCTGGAGAGCGAGCTGTTCGGCCACGTGAAGGGCGCGTTCACCGGGGCCACGAAGGACCGGGCCGGGCGCTTCCAGATGGCGCACGGGGGCACGCTCTTCCTCGACGAGGTGGGGGAGATGCCGGTGGAGCTGCAGGCCAAGCTCTTGCGCGCCCTGCAGGAGAAGACCTTCGAGCCGGTGGGCAGTGACAGGACGGTGCGCGCGGACGTGCGCATCCTCGCCGCCACGCACGTGGACCTGCGCCAGGCCCTCTCCCAGCGGCGCTTCCGCGAGGACCTCTATTACCGGCTGAGCGTCTTTCCCCTGCGGCTGCCGCCGTTGCGCGAGCGGTTGGAGGACCTGCCGCTCCTGTGTGCCTTCCTCCTGGAGGAGCAGGCCCGGAGGACGGCGCGGCGGGGGATGAAGGTGGCGCCGGAGGGGCTCGCGCGCCTGGCGGCCTACGACTGGCCGGGCAACATCCGCGAGCTGGCCAACGCCCTGGAGCGTGCCACCATCCTCTCGCGCAAGCGGGAGCTGGGCGCCGAGTCCTTCGACGTGCCCGCGCGGGCGCCCGAGCCGAAGCGTCCGTCCGAGCCCGCCCCCGCCCCCGTGCCCGTCTCGCAACACGTGGAGGAGGGCTCCGTGGCGACGCTGGAGGAGGTGCAGCGCCAGCACATCCTGCGTGTGCTCGCCCGTACGCAGGGCCGGCTCTACGGCCCCGGGGGTGCCGCGGCGCTGTTGGGTCTCAAACCCTCCACGCTGCAAAGTCGCATGAAGAAGCTGGGCATCACGCGCCTGGAGCAATACGTCGCCACTCCGTCGTCCCCTCCCGGGAAATAGCGCGGGAGGCGGGCCGTTGGCCCCGTACGCCGCTGTCCTGGAGGAATGAGGAACCATGAGCGATCCGATGCCGCCGCCCTCGTCGTTCGGCCCGCCCCCGGGCGCCTCGAAGCCCCCGCCCTCGCGCGCGCCGCTGATCGTGGTGCTCCTGGGCGTCGTGGTGGCGCTCGCCATCGTGGGCTACTCCTGGTGGAAGGGCCGCCAGGCGCCGGTCGCCGAGCCCACGCCCGAGCCCTCTCCCCCCGTGGCCACGGCGCCGGATGCCTCCATTGATGACGTGCCCCCGCCGCTGCCTCCCCTGGCGGAGAGCGATGCCCGCGTGCGCGAGCTGGTGGGCCTGCTGTCCCCCCTGCCCGAGCTGCAGAAGTGGCTGTCCTCCACCGAGGACCTGGTGCGCCGCTTCTCCTCGGCCGTGTCCAACATCGCCGAGGGCCAGAGCCCCCGCTCCGCGCTGTCCTTCATGGCCCCCGTGGGGGACTTCCAGGTGATCCAGCGCGAGCGCCGCCTCTTCATCGCTCCCGAGAGCTTCGCCCGCTACGACGGCGTGACGCGCGTGTTCACGTCGCTCGACACGTCCACCAGCGCCATCACGTACAAGGCGCTCCGGCCCCTCATCCAGGGGTCCTATCTGGAGATCAGCCGCCCCGGACAGCGCTTCGAGCAGACGCTCGCCAACGCCATCCAGCGGATGCTGGACACCCCCGTGCCCGAGGGCGACGTGGAGGTGGTGGACGCGCCGGGCGGGGTGAACTTCAACTACGCCTCCGAGCAGCTCGAGGGGCTCAGCGCCGCGCAGAAGCACCTGGTTCGCATGGGGCCCACCAACGCCCGGGCCATCCAGACCAAGCTGCGCGAGCTGCGGGACGCGCTCGCCCTGCCGCCGCCCTCCGCCTCGCCGTGAGGGGGGACGCGCCGGGCAGCCGGCGCGCTCAGATGCCTCCGGGGGCCAGCACGACGATGCTGAAGGCCACCAGCGGCTTGTCCCCCTTGTTGCGGTAGGTGTGCTTCTGGTCCCCCCGGAAGACGAGCACGTCGCGCGCCTCGAGCGTCCACACGGAGCCGACGGTCACCAGCTCCAGGGTGCCGCTCTCGCAGGTGAGGTATTCCCGCGTGCCGGGCGTGTGCGGAACGCCCACGAGCACGCCGTCGCCGGGAAAGTCCATCCGCTCGATGATGAGGCCCGGCAGGCTGTCCGGCAGCACCCGTTCGATCCGCACGTTGCCCTTGGTGCGCGAGGAGAGGCTCGCCCGCTTGACGAGCCGGGCCTCCTGCCGGGGGGCGCCGAGCAGCTCCTCCACCGTGGTCTGCAACGACGACGCGACGCGCAACAGGACCGACAGGGTCGGATTTCCACTGCCCGACTCCAGGTGGGTCCACGTCGCGCGCGGCACGCCCGCCAGCCTGGCGATCTGCTGCTGGCTCAGGCCGCGTGCGTCGCGCAGCGCGCGCAGGTTGCGCGCCAGGTTCTCGGAGGTGCGCTCCATGGCCATGGCTGCCTCTCCCGTCCGGCTCTCCCGTGACATCCCCGTGGCCCCTTCCCCGTCCGTCCGCGCCATCTCATTGGCGACCGGACAATTTATTGACCAGGCCGCTGACATACGGACCGCATGCCGGTAGAGCAAGGGCAGCTTCAGCGTACCCACGACGAAAGGACGTTCCCATGCCGTTCACGTTGCCCGAACTGCCCTACAACAAGGATGCACTCGCCCCCCACATCAGCGCGGAGACGCTCGAGTACCACCACGGCAAGCACCATGCCGCGTACGTGACGAACCTGAACAAGCTGCTGGAGGGCAAGCCCGAGGCCAACCAGTCGCTCGAGCAGGTCATCCTCAGCAGCGACGGGGGCGTCTTCAACAACGCCGCCCAGGTGTGGAACCACACCTTCTACTGGAACTGCATGAAGCCCAACGGCGGCGGCAAGCCGACGGGTGACCTCGCGGACGCCATCAACCGCGACTTCGGCTCGTATGAGAACTTCCGCGAGCAGTTCTCCAACGCCGCCGCCACGCAGTTCGGCTCGGGCTGGGCCTGGCTGGTGCTCGACAAGGACAAGCTGGCCATCACCAAGACGGGCAACGCGGACCTGCCGATGAAGCACGGCCAGAAGGCGCTGCTGACCATCGACGTGTGGGAGCACGCCTACTACATCGACTTCCGCAACGCGCGCCCGAAGTACATCTCCACGTTCCTCGACAGCCTCGTCAACTGGGACTTCGTCACCCAGAACCTCAAGACGCGCTGAGCGAGGCGCTCGCGGTGTCAGGCGCCCGGCGCGTGGGTGGC
Above is a window of Cystobacter fuscus DNA encoding:
- a CDS encoding M13 family metallopeptidase, with amino-acid sequence MNRMKFLRHAWAPGTLGACLLLGCAASTRSTSPAESPSAPQAEAKSPTLSLGVETKHFDTSVRPQDDFFRYVNGTWLKTTRIPADKGRYGSFIELRDKSEEALRTLIEESAAVQSPASGSDTQKVADFYKSFMDSERIQSLGIEPLRADLQRIAALKDKKALPELFAALGRMGVQTPFGGFVGQDAKNAERYILYVNQSGLGLPDRDYYSKPEPRFVETRAAYLTYIETLMRLAGEKDPAGAAKTILALETALAEKHWDRVRNRDREATYNLKSVAELDSLTPGFSWTSYLKAAGTEKSPAVIVRQPDYFQAMAKMLQDTPLPTLKQYLTFKVVSGFAPMLSTPFEQAHFAFYGKTLQGLEEDRPRWKRGVESVDRALGEVLGRIYVERYFTPESKARMQKLVDNLRVSFKQGIDQLDWMSPETKAQAQQKLAKFNVKIGYPEKWRDYSALSVRADDLVGNVKRSQDVEYNRNVEKLGKPIDRLEWGMTPQTVNAYYNSSMNEIVFPAAILQPPFFDPQADDATNYGAIGGVIGHEISHGFDDQGSRSDGDGNLRDWWTAEDKAAFQQRTGQLSDQYSSFSPLQGMNVNGKLTLGENIGDLSGLTVAYKAYKLSLGGQEAPVIEGFTGDQRFFLGWAQVWRTANREDALRQQLLTDPHSPGEYRVNGVVRNMPEFYSAFGVKEGDGAFLPTDKRVKIW
- a CDS encoding prolyl oligopeptidase family serine peptidase translates to MRTPLVSAVACAFWLTHCSHAPEPREAPAPSAPSPSAATPVSAPRGLSYPAARKDDVVDDYHGTKVADPYRWLENPDSPESRQWIEAENQLTFGYLEKIPLRSRLKQRMTELWDYERFSVPWKEGSRYFFFRNDGLQNQSVLYTADSLSAEPRVLLDPNTLSADGTVALSGQDITDDGNLLAYGVATAGSDWKELRVRDVRTGKDLPDIIKWVKFSDASWTRDGKGFFYSRYDEPKAGEALSGSNYYQKLYFHQLGTPQSQDTLVYERKDQKEWGFGGHVTDDGRYLLINVSRGTEQKNLVFYKDLKDPKAKVVELLRDWDADYDYIANDGTLFWFKTDLDAPRGRVVAIDLRKPERKEWKEIIPQGEETIASVDMVNELFLLNVMKDAHSVVRRVSRDGKPQGELALPGLGSVSGLNGKRQDTETFYSYSSYTSPPTVYRYDVKSGQSTVFKAPQVKFDPSQYETEQVFFQSKDGTRVPIFLSHKKGLKWDGTTPTLLYGYGGFNVPLTPGFSVANLVWMEQGGLYAVVNLRGGGEYGREWHEAGTKLRKQNVFDDFIGAAEYLIAQKYTSTPRLAISGRSNGGLLVGAAVTQRPDLFGVALPGVGVLDMLRFHKFTIGWAWTSDYGSAENPEEFKALHAYSPLHQVKPGTQYPAMLVHTADHDDRVVPGHSFKFTAAAQAAQAGEAPVLIRIETKAGHGAGKPTSKIIEEYSDLWAFSLDQMGVGRTQSVAGTQSP
- the dps gene encoding DNA starvation/stationary phase protection protein Dps; translation: MYRSPSPLPEQSRAALVEQLNARLADGLDLHSQIKVAHWNIKGPQFAALHPLFETFAVSLANHNDSVAERAVTLGGKAYGTSRYVAKTSRLADYPQETTKDLEHVKLLAERIEGYLVGLRDSRKAAEQHQDTDTVDLFTGIITEFEKHAWFLRASLES
- a CDS encoding carboxymuconolactone decarboxylase family protein, which gives rise to MASLEVVRGELADAHKDTRLNLQSVLENNSLTPTQRWGVAVACAYASRNELLKKAILHEARQALGEQAEPVIEDSRAAASLMGMNNIYYRFRHMVGKESYSTKRPGLRMNRLGQVLTNKVDFELVCLAVSAINGCEMCVQSHEKVVIDGGISEDQVNDAIRIASVIHAAAVGLES
- a CDS encoding peroxiredoxin → MLTVGDKIPAFNLKGVVSLEKGKEFKDINQSSYKGKWTVLFFWPKDFTFICPTEIAEFGKREKDFQDRNAQILGVSTDSEYVHHAWRTHHPDLKALPFPMLADIKRELSAALGVLHKDEGVALRATFIADPEGIIRHVSVNDLSVGRNVSEVLRTLDAFQTDELCPCNWQKGEETLTTKLAKAG